The Lolium rigidum isolate FL_2022 chromosome 1, APGP_CSIRO_Lrig_0.1, whole genome shotgun sequence region TAGATAGGTAGCTAACTTTACGGCAAGGAAGATCGCTCAAAGCAGCTTTGTACATCTGGCCAGCAACAGCAAAGGTTCCTTGTCTGTCGCTGCAATTCTGCCATGGGATGGAATTGCAATTCAGGTGCTGCATGCTTCACAGCTCTGCATAGGAGAGGGGCCTCTGGCCGACAGTGCGTGTGTGACCATCAGATCATTCAGCAGCTCTCACCATCAGGAGAACATGCGTCGGGATCGCTGCCCAATCATGATCAGACGGCCCCCAATCACGTCCACGCGTGTACTCCTCTTCCTGCTCGACTGGACTCGGCCGAGAAGAAGAATCCACATCGGTGTGTGTGGAAATTTCTGCCTTTTTCTGACAGACGGCTTCAGTTACTTTCAGCTTCTCGCCGGCACACTGAAACAGGGGGAGGGGAGAGAGCAATGAAGCAGCCGCGGCGCACGTGAGCGGCCACGGAAACGGAGAGAGCGGAGAAGGCAACGCGCAACAATTAACACGCCGCCCAAGGCTAGACAGGGAGAAGCCACCAAACCAAAACACCAAACGCcgctctctacttctccttctccctctccccaaacttttcctcctcctcccccactcTCTCCGCCGGCCTGCTCCCCCGGGGAAAGCAGGAGAGGCGCGGCGGCATTGCGGCATtgcggatcggcggcggcggtggcgggcatgatgatgcggCGGGTGGCGCCGCCGGAGGCGGCCgacgagagggcggcggcggggtcGGGGTCGGCGGGCGGCGTGCCCGGCTGGCTGGAGGCGCTGCTGGGCACCCGCTTCTTCCTCGCCTGCGCCGCCCACCCGGGCTCCCCGCGCAACGAGACCAACATGTTCTGCATCGACTGCCGCGCCACGCCCGCCGCATTCTGCTACTACTGCCGCTCCCACCGCCACGCGTCCCACCGGGTCATCCAGGTGCCAAaccatttcttttcctttttccgaCTCGATTAGGAAGAAAAAAGCTCGCGTCTTGACGGCTCCTTCCTCCCCCCTGGTGTTCCTCGGGACGGCCGGCATTGGGCGCTGCTGCAGATACGGCGGTCGTCCTACCACGACGTGGTGCGCGTGACGGAGGTGGAGGACGTCCTCGACATCGCCGGCGTGCAGACCTACGTCATCAACAGCGCCAGGGTCCTCTTCCTCAACGAGCGGCCCCAGCCGCGCGGCGCCGGGGCCGCCGCGGGCAAGGCCGCCGCCTCGCCCTACAACTGCGAGATCTGCGGCCGCGCGCTGCTCGACCCCTTCCGCTTCTGCTCCCTCGGATGCAAGGTACACCTAACCTCCGTCCGCAaaaaccttttcttttcttctccgcTAATAAAGATTGCGCCTTGAATCGCGTAATCCTCTCTATCATTATTCTTTTTCCGGCGCAATGCCAATGCCGGGCCGGCAATGCCGTTCGGTTCTGTTCGCTCACGTTTAATCCGTGTCTTGGCCACACGCCCATGCAGTTGGTGGACACCAAGATGcacggccacgaggcggccaccggcAATGCCGTCAGCGGCGGCGATGAAGGCGAGGCGGAGGCCGGCGGGAGCAAGCACGGCGCGCGGCCTCAGGGCCGGCGGCGGAAAGGGACGCCCCACCGCGCGCCCTTCGGCTCGTGACATCCGTCCAAGATCAAACGGCAATGCCAGGGATGGGGAGGAAGAGCACGCCAAAAGGAAGAGCTTCTACTCCCTCACACAcccagaaaagaaacaaaaaaaaagaaggaaGATACTGCTAGCACCGCCCAACTAGAAAGAGAAGCCAACCCAACCaccatggaatggaatggaaggaGCAAGCGACATGTCAGTCTCAACCTCTCTAGTCTCTCCCCTCCCTCGTCTCTCTCTCACACCATACAATAGGCCATACCAGCATTTGGTACATGACTCTCTAGCACCTAGTCCTAGATGCATTTTTTTGGGGGTGGATGGATTATAtattcttttttgttttgttttgttttgttactGCTCAACTGATTAATCACATATTGTAGTGCATTGTTCTCTCTTCATCGGTCAATCGATTGCTAAATCACATAGTGCATTGTTCATTGCTCCCACATTACAACTCTTGATCTTATTTTCTCCCCATTGAGATGTTGATCAACTAGCACATTGTCACTGCTAGCTCCATTTGTACTCGCTCCGTGGTGCGGGGGAAAGGAATCTACACATACATACGTACAATGCAGGCCTTGGATGGAGGAATGAAAGAAAGGAAGACGATTGTCTTTATGCTTGTCTGCTGGTCTGACCTAGCCAATGCAATGCTGCTGCTGGGTTcatttcattatatatatatttatatgtttTGTTATATGCGGCCCGATGCTGTCGTTGCTGGCCTGCCCTTTTCTGTACACAATGCGCTAGCGAGCTAGCTCATCTTGGAGCGAATATAATGCGCTTTCTTGGATGATATTGTTGTTGGGACATCCAGCTCTGCATTGTGCTCGCTACCCTACACTTGTTTCTTTCTCATCAATCCTACGATGCTGTGATCAGCCAGATTTATTAGGATGGATTACGCTATATGCTACCCTACTTATGGGCATATAATGCACATCATAAAGTACAAAATCATGTGTTGATTACCAATAAATTTATATTTTCTTCTTTTGAGAAAAGATTGTTTTCTGCTGTTGTTGTGGATGATGTTGATGTGAATTGTAATGAGGTAGCAGGAAGCGAAAGCGAATAATGAGTAGGCCCAAAGGCCAAACCCACCACATGGGACATGGACGACTTGCATGGGTTGGGTTGGGTTGGGTCCATATTGATTCTTTTTTTTAATTAGGTCACTCTCTATCAAACAGcaaggaagaaaaaaaatctcaaaaaacAAGAGAGAGAAATAAATCCTTTTCGTCCAAAGTAATGTACTTCCTTTCTTAACTTGGTGATTATTTCTCTATGCTAATTAATCTGGGTAGATCATGATTAGTGACTTCTATGGTCAgtagggatgtaaacggatcggatcggatcggatattgctcttaccatatcctttaccatatttttaTAACGAATTCGGATCGGAACGGATAATGGTCGGATGCGgattcggatgcggattatatcggattacggatatggagcggactcggaccggactcggatcggatgcggattattaagaaaatatacatataaaaaaatagaagtatgtttttttatgtaaaatatgTTTGTAATTATAGACTATAGCTAAATGTACACACTTGTTCGTACAACAAAGCAAATTGCGTGCTAATAGAATACATAGTTTGGCCGATGAACTAACTATATTATCTAAATATTTAgggttgcctcgtttcaaaaaaaaaaattagggttgggCTAGTTTTTtcggattatcctctttgtggacctcggataatccgcaaaaaatgacggataatccgtatccgtcggatagtatcaataccatatcctctaccgtatccgtcggatatccgcttgatcactatccgcatccgtatccatatccggcgaatttctaaaaatgcataccatatcctcaaaaacgaatacggatgcggattcggagcggaaattatccgtaccatttacatccctaATGGTCAGTTGGTGTCTCTCTTTCTCTTTGTGTTGGACTGACTTGGAAATACTCCACTACACTTTTGTCATTTCTTAGCTGCTAACTACTGGTGGTTTGGTTTGGCCCCAAGCTAGACAATAATAGTAGCGATGAATTGACGATGATGACCATGCATGATCATCCCCACTTGAACTGCCATGCACATTATGGTAGGTGGGTACGGTATGCATGCTTTGCTTGCTTTCAGTTTGAAACTTTGTGTATCTCCTCTTTGGTCGGTGGGCTAACAAAACTGGCCCGTGGGCTCAATACAGGATATATATGGATTGGGACGGGCCTCGGAGGGAGTATCTTGATTTTCTCAATTCTTGAACTTGGAAAACTGATATCTCTCAAACCGTAAACCTGAGTGGCGAGAAGATCTTTAAAACTAGATCACATTTTTTACATGTTTTCGGCAAGAACATTGCTAGTCATTGCGAAATTATTATCATTTAGCAAAAACTTTCTTTCGCTGCCAAGCTCATGCAATccgtttattttttttaaatcatATTTACAAGTTTCAGTAAACCTGAAAATAATTCATTGTGTATTCAATGATGTATCTTGCAAGCATGAAAAATATTGatggtattttttttttgaaattttaggctacacaaaagtgACGAAACATGATTAATTTCGGAGTTCTAGAAATATGCATTGTTCACTACACATATATCGACACTTGTTTCATTTTTTTAGCTTAAAATACAAAGTACATCAAATTAATATTTTGCAAGTTTGTGGGACACATCATGAGTATATTCATAGTTTTCTACAATTCTTTTGAAATTGtaaaaatgatttgaatttacaAAAGATAAAGGATCACTAAATCCGAGGAGCCACATTTTAGTACTCTACAATTTGTGTGATGATACCATATCATAATTATTGAAAACAGATGAACATCCGCTCTCTAGCTATGTGTAACATTGtaattcctaaaacacaaaaacatatctaactagttgataccccgcgcgttgctgcggcgaCTTTCGATGCttatttagttgctttgtaggaaCTTTTTTATGCAGAGCCTTAGAGGAATAATCAAAGCATTGGAACAAATCTAAGATCAAATTTATTGTATTAACTACAGATATTGTCACGCTTTGTGTCTTGTTGAAGAACTCTATGATGTAGCCTGCATACCTGTACAAAAGCTTGTCAAATTATTCAGCATATATTAGTACAAAGAGTAAGTTGGCGAACTCGGAGTGGAAGGAAACTTGATCCGAAAAAACCATCACGTAGAATAAAAATAAACTCATGCAGCAGATGAATATGAATTTCAGTTAAAGGAATTGGAATCGAAGAGTGATAACTTCTTGGCCGATCTAACCAAGTAAGAAACCGGAATTATTCAACAACAAAAAATACGGCAGCTTGTGCAAGCAGGAAATTAACCAGCTTCTGCAAGAAGGAAATCTCTGCAACCTCTCCTTTCGCTGACCTCCCTAGTGGCTGCCCTGAGCATGAACTAATCAAAGTCTTTAAGTCAACCGCGAGCCCTCCGCGCATGGTCGCCCTTGCAGAAGGAAAAATAGAGTTGTATGAGACCTGTGTGCTGCTTGGCTTCATCGGATGGAGGCAGGTGAATACACTGTCGGCGTGGTGGCGCAGGAGCTGAAAACAGCAGAACCGATGCCACAAAGGAGGCAGTTTAGCGCATAGGAATGCCTCCCTTTTCCAGCTCTCTGCCCCCCGTTCCTCTTGGTTCAGTCACCATGGTTGGTTGTGGTAATGTGGTCGCTGGCCGGTGATGATTTTAGAGCGAGAGTGATGGCATATTTATAAGACCAAACGGAGGAATAGTACTAAGAGGCTACATTTGAAGAGGGAGGGTTGGAAAATTACCACCTGCAGGATCCAAGGAGACACACAGCTAGTGGCAATTAATTTTGGAGACACAGCTGAGTGGACTCCATAAAAAGCGAGAGAAGAAAACGAATGGGCACCTCGGCTCCTAGCTTCGTTTCTTTCGGAGCGATACACCAGCTACCTCATGGGGTTAGCATCGGGAGAGATTATGACCACATCTTTGAAATCCTACGGGTAGGAGAAATTCGGGTGATGTGGCTTCACCACCtttgagcttgcaaacattaattgcATGTTAgtgggatgaactttatagatattatagataactATGAACTTTTTTCGAGAGAGAAGTCCATATTAACCCGCTGAATTCATTTGAAAGTTCGGTTTACAACCCTGAACTGTAATTTGGTTCAACTTTCAACCTTGAATTGTATGAACCGTTCAGAAGTACCCCTTCTACCCTTTAGACTGGCTCTGGACCAGTTTTAATTGCCACGTCAGTGTCTCTAATGTGTACCGTTCAAAATACATGTATGTACTTGTATTTGcataagaaacagaaaagaacctGATCAGCTCACCTCCCGTTCATCGTTTTATCAAGCGATAAAGGCTGATATCGATCTGGCCCTCGCTAGCCGCTGCTCGACGGACACCCAGATCGTGCCGCTGCTGGGCCATGCCTAGGTCGCCGCCCCCTACATTCCCTTGCCCAAGCAGCCACCCGCTCATGCGCTGGTGGTTAGTTCGTCGAGGAGCCGCTTCGTTGTATCCTCAGTTCTAGGTAGTGCCTAGGTCGATGATAAACATGTAAAAAACTTTCTCATGTTGTTATGTGTGTTTGCTGCTAAGATCgatcattttttcgataaagggaatatattaatatcaagaagataccaattacacccagcctctgcaacaacgcaccaccctaatggcactacggatgcacacaaccaaaaaaaaggaaaataaaactaagaaacaaaagtcccgctacagtatctcgggcctaacaacagcagtacatccaccgccaagacaacacctgaattacagactctccaaaaaaacgacgcctccaagaagggaacagtgctcaaatatcatcgtcgcccgatcaaagatcttaggttttcaccctgaagatagtctccgctctcaaaacaatgcctccaccaaggccattgccaggcgcaaccagttaaggccagaccttgggttttcaccccgaaaggtaggactctgcgcttcacctgcgttgtcgcccccactttcataccgctgttgtgaagcccggaacaccaagccagtctctgaacagcgcggagacttgaacctcccttagctagtcatcccctccggccttcatgaaattctcttcttccaactttcatcatggatccatagtcacttgatgtcaatacagaaaaagagcttcgcgccgctccctccagaaccaatcggtcggaataaaagcatgggtgcgcacgaccgaatacctccgatccggcaaactccaggcaaagcactgttacattcgtcggcggagccttccggaactcaaccctccggccagatcacgagcccaggcctccggtaggtcctcctcttcacgcaagagaggccctaggaccgccgccttttatacaggtcggacccccacgtcggtgaccatcccgggctggccaatccagccctccaccggcgacaccatcgccggcttccatactcctccatctcgccgccggatcgcggtgatagatcaaaagatccaccaccaccaaccgcaggcggaccctctccggcgcagaagagGGCCaactcctccgtcgaacccaaggctgctgccccgggcgccctcgtgacgcGGAAGAACCCAAGGCTGCTAAGATCGATCATACTGACATGGTTGCCAATCAGTAGAACTCTCGATATCTCGCTGGATGGATTGAACTAGCTGAGTTGTGTGATGTATTCACGTGATAGTTAAATCTACAATGTAGCTTATCAGTCGCGTTTTGGGTAGTTCTCACTCTTTAATCTAAACGTATAGATATATGGCCTTTTATTCCTGTCGGCGCTTGTAGTTCTGATTGTTTAGTAGGCACTAGTAGAAAATCGCTCATCAATACCGATTTCAGAGAGGCTTTTGTACCTGTTAAGCAACCGGTACAAAAGGTTCGGtacaaaagcccccccccccccttggtaccggttccttacgaaccgataTTAaatgggcctccacgtgggcacccAGGGGAGCGCGGGGCgagggagctttggtaccggtttgtaatacgaaccggtaccaaaggttggctaccgcggcagagaaaatgcataaatcttCTGCAGGCGAGAAttcgaggtttagggttttaggaggggtttaggggtatcagATCGTTTCATATCTCGTCGATGCTCcataaacgcgtttgggtttaggtagtacatgaagatcaaggtgatacatatcaacttggtgcatataatataacacatgtaattgcataagatcgaaaTTAAGTAGTATCTCTTCATGCatatatagtggtactctccgaggcatacTCTATATatatctattacatgtagcatagtggcactctccgagtcaaactatatgtTACATGTACATGCATCTCcattcatagtggtactctgcgaatggtggtatgacgtcccgaaggaaaaatctcgTCAATACCTCGCCTATGGCTTTGAAGCGGtcctcgattgagagcttgttccgcttttttgccaactgtaaaagaataagatacacatgaatacatgagctatgtgtctatatatatatatatatatatatatatatatatatatatatatatatatatatatatatatatatatatatatatatatatatatatatatatatatcaaatcacaatcaaacaattattaccgaaaatcagcacaacttatggtaacaaaataaatttgtgaatattgtttttgtacctttttatttctttcattattcgttacTGACAATTATGtgcatgtactcgcaaacgtagtatccacatagatcaaTCCCCTCTGGCTGTTGcgcgcatttctttacaagaatataattcaatcaaacaatagtcaagtatgataaaggtgtgtggacctagttagtgttggagatatgcccaagaggcaataataaaaNNNNNNNNNNNNNNNNNNNNNNNNNNNNNNNNNNNNNNNNNNNNNNNNNNNNNNNNNNNNNNNNNNNNNNNNNNNNNNNNNNNNNNNNNNNNNNNNNNNNgtacggaggtgctgcccgttcgtggcgccggaaccgatcgtgatcaagatcttctacgcgcttttgcaagcggcaagtgaacgtctaccgcagcaacaagagcctcatcttgtaggctttggaatctcttcaagggtgagactcgataccccctcgttgctaccgtcttctagattgcatcttggcttggattgcgtgttcgcggtaggaatttttttgttttctatgcaacgttatcctacagttagtactacttactttgttcgcacaCCATGTcagcttcggtggccattcacGGGACTGATCTTCCTTcatgaaagtttcccatacgctgcccgacaaaagaaaatgcataaaagagttatcaattagttgatatcaggaaattaacgaaaaaacccgataagaattaaaattaccttttgagcataagaaaacaagacttCAAATTCTCCATCGTACATTTTGATGAtgataagaataaagtgaaacctgcgcatgtttaaatatgtagtgtcatatatatataagTCATCAATTAAAATTTTAACATAtggtgagcaaaatagaatgtgttataagaaAGTAAGACTCACTGAAAGTTGTCAGGACAAAGTATTAtccttttgtcacgttgtcgcttcaaaaaccttagaaaagtctccggtgtatccctgttatagaCGGGTTCTTCTATGGTTCtaacatgcattgtgtccggGTGAGTGAACCCAATGTTcatgatttcatcccttttgcattcgagcatcttcgatctgcataatatagcgcacaaaagattataatttgtAGACAATGAACGagttgagctaaagacttctcaaattacataaataaatcacttacagaaaatagaaactgatgatagatttgtgagggcccggagattgtataactgggaAAGCTCGCAGAAGTCAATGTTCACAGAGTATTCATGGAAGTACTGCTCTTcgttaactcgcaccatgatagtctcgatccctctctttgtggtattaaggtaccacgaatgcaagttatgcatacatgttggtagcttcctgagattctcgaccaaatctttcccttgaacaaatttataTACTACTTCAGCGATGTCGTAATCGGTTGTgttttgtcgagaactttgaacggccttctcgtcaaacaccttgagagggggagcgattgaacgggttgttctcTGAGCTAGTAGACTTGTTGTTTCCTTTTTGTCGTTGTGAAACCCGATTGATTGGGTTTTTTCGCCTCCATCATctcgtcatacgacctttcaatagaacgcctatagtcagatggcggcgatggtacagggtcatatagattctcaacggtacgcacaactttcaccggatctagtgtcttctcaaaaggtatctctggctcTTTCTTAGCAAAAAAGGCTTTCAGCTCGTACTCACAGGTTGCCTTGTTTTCCTCgatagttttttcccaaggtaacttctaaaTAGGTGGCAGTGctttctcctttctagatctcttccaaggcggcgtaccgttccgcttaacgggcgctgtcttacacggaggat contains the following coding sequences:
- the LOC124656157 gene encoding protein RGF1 INDUCIBLE TRANSCRIPTION FACTOR 1-like, which translates into the protein MMMRRVAPPEAADERAAAGSGSAGGVPGWLEALLGTRFFLACAAHPGSPRNETNMFCIDCRATPAAFCYYCRSHRHASHRVIQIRRSSYHDVVRVTEVEDVLDIAGVQTYVINSARVLFLNERPQPRGAGAAAGKAAASPYNCEICGRALLDPFRFCSLGCKLVDTKMHGHEAATGNAVSGGDEGEAEAGGSKHGARPQGRRRKGTPHRAPFGS